A single Flavobacterium sp. 1 DNA region contains:
- the ytxJ gene encoding bacillithiol system redox-active protein YtxJ encodes MSIFNSLFGNSEEKKETAGKINWIPLQFIGQLDEIAALSDQKPAVIFKHSTRCSISRFALKQFENEYESNDNVDAYFLDLLEYRDISNEIASRFQVMHQSPQLLLIKNGKSVYDVSHSDIDAKDLAERL; translated from the coding sequence ATGAGTATATTTAATTCCCTATTCGGAAATTCAGAAGAAAAGAAAGAAACTGCAGGCAAAATCAATTGGATTCCGCTTCAATTTATAGGGCAGCTGGATGAAATAGCAGCTTTATCGGATCAAAAGCCGGCGGTGATTTTTAAGCACAGTACACGCTGCAGCATAAGCAGATTTGCGCTGAAACAATTTGAAAATGAGTATGAATCGAACGATAATGTTGATGCTTATTTCTTGGATTTATTGGAATACCGAGATATTTCTAATGAAATTGCCAGCCGTTTTCAGGTTATGCACCAATCCCCGCAATTGTTATTGATTAAAAACGGGAAATCAGTTTATGATGTTTCGCACAGTGATATTGATGCGAAGGATTTAGCGGAGAGATTGTAA
- a CDS encoding N-acetylornithine carbamoyltransferase: protein MNYTSIKEIDSIQKWIKEALKIKKNPLKNKKLGKNKTLVMLFFNSSLRTRLSTQKAAINLGMNVMVMNFGSEGWTLEFEDGTIMNQGASEHIKEAAEVVSQYCDIIAIRAFAGLVDKEKDNAETVMNGFLKYATVPILNMESATGHPLQSLADAITMEENKTKHRPKVVLSWAPHPRALPQAVPNSFVEMMQLQTEMDFVITHPEGYELNPEITKDSKIEYDQDKAFENADFIYAKNWSNYKEYGKITNSDPNWTITADKMKLTNNAKFMHCLPVRRNVIVTDEVIDSENSIVIQQANNRTYSAQLVLQKILKKSDK from the coding sequence ATGAACTACACTTCAATAAAGGAAATAGACTCAATCCAAAAATGGATAAAAGAAGCGTTGAAAATTAAAAAAAATCCGCTTAAGAATAAGAAATTAGGAAAAAACAAAACCTTGGTAATGTTATTTTTCAATTCCAGTTTAAGAACGCGTTTGAGTACCCAAAAAGCTGCCATAAATTTAGGAATGAATGTAATGGTAATGAACTTTGGAAGCGAAGGCTGGACTCTCGAATTCGAAGATGGAACCATCATGAACCAAGGCGCTTCTGAACACATCAAAGAAGCAGCCGAAGTAGTTTCGCAGTACTGCGATATTATTGCCATCAGAGCTTTTGCAGGTTTGGTTGACAAAGAAAAAGACAATGCCGAAACTGTAATGAACGGTTTCCTGAAATATGCAACTGTGCCAATTCTAAATATGGAAAGTGCAACAGGACATCCATTGCAATCTTTGGCTGATGCCATCACAATGGAAGAAAACAAAACCAAACACAGACCAAAAGTGGTTCTGTCGTGGGCACCGCACCCGAGAGCTTTACCCCAAGCAGTCCCGAATTCATTCGTAGAAATGATGCAATTACAAACCGAAATGGATTTTGTGATTACCCATCCGGAAGGCTACGAATTAAATCCTGAAATTACGAAAGATTCTAAAATCGAATACGATCAGGACAAAGCTTTTGAAAACGCCGATTTTATCTATGCCAAAAACTGGAGCAATTATAAAGAATACGGTAAAATCACAAATTCTGATCCAAATTGGACAATTACAGCCGATAAAATGAAACTGACCAACAATGCCAAATTCATGCATTGCCTGCCGGTAAGACGTAACGTAATAGTAACAGACGAAGTGATTGACAGCGAAAATTCGATTGTAATTCAGCAGGCGAATAACAGAACTTATTCAGCTCAATTAGTTTTGCAGAAAATTTTGAAAAAATCAGACAAATAG
- a CDS encoding DUF2157 domain-containing protein: MANLEEQAAQTLFEQNHITEEQLEAIQAYRGLNLFSVHNELKFLLYLSMLLFTSGIGILIYQNIDTIGHSVLLGLLLLVTLISFYFCFKNHDGFKKEEAPFPNPLYDYLVLTAVILSCTFVGYLQFQYQTFGTHYGLATLVPTIISLFCAYYFDNKSVLSIGITGMAAYLGLSVDPKHYFENEMFNNRTLSYIGLAFGLTLLLWALYASKINLKKHFNLVYLTFSLHLVGIACMVNLCDDYWFPFGLVLGIATYYFYNLSFQIRSISLFIFTVLYGFIGMNIFFVRILDSIHFDDFFSIFIFTTPFYFIGIIIGFIKLIKHFNKKTSDDSIR, translated from the coding sequence ATGGCGAATTTAGAAGAACAGGCTGCACAAACTCTTTTTGAACAAAATCACATTACTGAGGAACAATTGGAAGCCATTCAAGCGTATCGTGGCTTGAATTTATTTTCGGTTCATAACGAATTAAAGTTCTTATTATACCTGTCAATGCTGTTGTTTACTTCGGGTATTGGAATTCTGATTTATCAAAATATAGATACTATTGGACATTCGGTTCTGCTTGGATTATTGTTGTTAGTTACATTAATCAGTTTTTATTTTTGTTTTAAAAATCATGATGGTTTTAAAAAGGAAGAAGCTCCATTTCCCAATCCATTATATGATTATTTGGTGCTTACCGCCGTTATATTGAGCTGTACGTTTGTGGGATATCTGCAGTTTCAATACCAGACTTTTGGAACACATTATGGATTAGCTACTTTGGTTCCTACCATTATCAGTCTTTTTTGTGCCTATTATTTTGATAATAAAAGCGTGCTGTCGATTGGAATCACAGGAATGGCAGCTTATTTGGGACTTTCGGTAGATCCAAAACATTATTTTGAGAACGAAATGTTTAATAACAGAACCTTAAGCTATATTGGATTGGCTTTTGGGCTTACTTTGTTACTTTGGGCTTTATATGCCAGCAAAATTAATTTAAAAAAACATTTCAATCTGGTCTACCTTACTTTTTCACTGCATCTGGTCGGCATTGCCTGCATGGTTAATTTATGTGATGATTACTGGTTTCCATTTGGTTTGGTATTAGGAATTGCAACTTATTATTTTTATAATTTAAGTTTCCAAATCAGGTCTATTTCTCTATTTATTTTCACGGTTCTATATGGTTTTATTGGAATGAATATCTTTTTTGTAAGGATCTTAGATTCTATTCATTTTGATGATTTTTTCTCCATCTTTATTTTTACAACACCGTTTTATTTCATTGGTATCATAATTGGATTTATAAAACTGATTAAACATTTCAACAAAAAAACTTCCGATGACAGCATACGATAA
- the argH gene encoding argininosuccinate lyase, producing the protein MKLWEKGIPTDKQIEHFTVGNDRELDLVLAKYDALGSIAHAKMLGQIGLLTNDETESLVLTLNEIIKDIANGNFEIEDSFEDVHSKIEYLLTVKLGDAGKKIHTARSRNDQVLVDVNLYLKDAVKELKEQVKTLFDLMMESAEKHQNVLLPGYTHLQIAMPSSFGMWFSAYAETLIDDITMLNAALKIVDQNPLGSAAGYGSSFPINRTFTTKELGFETLKYNSVAAQMSRGKSEKTMAFAMSSVAATLAKFSMDVCLYMSQNFDFIGLPSHLTTGSSIMPHKKNPDVFELIRGKCNKIQALPYEITLITNNLPSGYHRDFQLLKEGLFPAIQNLKACLDIAIFSIKDIKVKDNILTDKKYDYLFTVDTLNEMVVAGMPFRDAYKAVAEQLEAGVYQSPKETKHTHEGSINNLCLEEIKAKMKNAY; encoded by the coding sequence ATGAAACTTTGGGAAAAAGGAATACCAACAGATAAACAAATAGAACATTTCACCGTTGGAAACGACAGAGAACTTGATTTGGTTTTAGCCAAATACGATGCTTTAGGCTCTATCGCACACGCCAAAATGTTAGGGCAGATTGGACTATTGACCAATGATGAAACCGAATCTCTAGTTTTGACTTTGAACGAAATCATAAAAGACATTGCAAACGGGAATTTCGAAATCGAAGACAGTTTTGAAGACGTACATTCCAAAATTGAATATTTACTGACGGTAAAACTTGGTGATGCCGGAAAAAAAATCCACACCGCCCGTTCCCGTAACGATCAAGTTTTGGTCGATGTAAATTTATACCTTAAAGATGCTGTCAAAGAATTAAAAGAGCAGGTAAAAACGCTTTTTGATTTAATGATGGAATCGGCAGAGAAACATCAAAACGTATTATTGCCAGGCTACACGCATTTGCAGATTGCAATGCCGTCTTCTTTCGGAATGTGGTTTTCTGCCTATGCCGAAACTCTGATTGACGACATCACCATGCTTAACGCAGCTTTGAAAATTGTCGATCAAAATCCATTAGGATCGGCAGCGGGTTACGGAAGCTCCTTCCCTATCAACAGAACTTTTACTACCAAAGAACTAGGTTTTGAAACGTTGAAATACAATTCGGTTGCGGCACAAATGAGCCGTGGAAAGTCGGAAAAAACAATGGCTTTTGCAATGAGCAGCGTTGCTGCAACTTTGGCAAAATTCTCAATGGACGTTTGTTTGTATATGAGCCAAAATTTTGATTTTATCGGTTTGCCTTCACATTTAACGACTGGTTCGAGCATTATGCCACACAAGAAAAACCCAGATGTTTTTGAGTTAATCCGCGGAAAATGCAACAAAATTCAAGCCTTGCCTTATGAAATTACTTTAATTACCAATAATTTGCCAAGCGGTTACCACAGGGATTTTCAGTTATTAAAAGAAGGTTTGTTCCCTGCAATTCAAAACTTGAAAGCGTGTTTGGATATTGCTATTTTTTCTATTAAAGACATTAAGGTAAAAGATAATATTCTTACAGATAAAAAATATGATTACCTTTTTACGGTTGATACTTTAAACGAAATGGTTGTTGCAGGAATGCCGTTTAGAGATGCGTATAAAGCTGTTGCTGAACAATTGGAAGCAGGTGTTTATCAATCTCCAAAAGAAACCAAACATACACATGAAGGAAGTATAAACAACCTTTGTTTAGAAGAAATAAAGGCTAAAATGAAAAACGCTTATTAA
- the argB gene encoding acetylglutamate kinase — protein MTKLSIIKIGGNIIDNPTELKQFLTDFSKIEGYKVLIHGGGKSATKMAQSIGLVPQMIDGRRITDAPMLDVVVMIYAGEINKNVVAQLQAHNTNAIGFSGADGNLILSSKRNHPTIDYGFVGDVQKVNTPLLETLLKSGITPVFCAITHDGQGQLLNTNADTIASELAIALSEVFEVTLTYCFEKPGVLYDAEDDSSVIEQINHELYTKLKAEKAIHSGMIPKLDNCFNSLSKGVQKIKIGHHRMLQNTGVVHTSIEL, from the coding sequence ATGACAAAATTATCTATCATAAAAATTGGCGGTAACATCATCGACAATCCAACAGAATTAAAACAGTTCCTTACTGATTTTTCAAAAATTGAAGGCTATAAAGTACTCATTCACGGTGGCGGAAAATCGGCGACCAAAATGGCGCAAAGTATTGGATTGGTTCCTCAAATGATTGACGGACGACGCATCACCGATGCCCCGATGCTTGATGTGGTAGTGATGATTTATGCGGGTGAAATCAACAAAAATGTTGTAGCTCAGTTGCAGGCTCATAATACCAATGCAATTGGATTTTCAGGTGCCGACGGTAATTTGATTCTGTCATCAAAAAGAAATCATCCAACGATTGATTATGGTTTTGTGGGAGATGTTCAAAAAGTAAATACGCCTTTACTGGAAACATTATTGAAAAGCGGAATAACACCCGTTTTTTGTGCTATCACACATGATGGCCAAGGGCAATTATTGAATACTAACGCCGATACGATTGCCAGCGAATTGGCCATCGCATTATCCGAAGTATTTGAAGTTACCCTGACCTATTGCTTCGAAAAACCAGGTGTTTTGTATGATGCGGAGGATGACAGTTCAGTAATCGAACAAATAAATCATGAATTATACACCAAATTAAAAGCCGAAAAAGCAATACATTCCGGGATGATTCCTAAATTAGACAACTGTTTCAACAGCTTGTCCAAAGGCGTTCAGAAAATAAAAATTGGACACCACAGAATGTTGCAAAACACTGGAGTTGTTCATACTAGCATAGAATTATAA
- a CDS encoding M20 family metallo-hydrolase, whose protein sequence is MKNIESLTQEAISLLKSLIQTPSFSSEEGQTALLIENWFTQNNIPFERENNNIWAFNKHFDKSKPTLLLNSHHDTVKPNQGYTNDPFEAIVKDGKLFGLGSNDAGGCLVSLIATFTNFYANENLPYNIVIVASAEEESSGKNGLNSVLKHLPELECAIVGEPTLMQLAVAEKGLLVLDVVVKGTASHAAHNNPDNPIYNAMPVIDWFKTFQFEKISEVLGPVKMTVTQVTAGKQHNVVPAECHLVVDIRVTDCYNNTEILETVRANVKAEVTPRSMHLNASSIPVTHGLVQAGIALGRTTYGSPTLSDQSVLNCQSLKLGPGESLRSHSADEFIYVNEIEEGIQLYIKILTDFFKIN, encoded by the coding sequence ATGAAAAACATAGAATCCCTAACACAAGAAGCCATATCGTTATTAAAATCGCTGATACAGACTCCTTCCTTTTCAAGTGAAGAAGGTCAGACGGCTCTTTTAATCGAAAATTGGTTTACTCAAAATAACATTCCTTTCGAAAGGGAAAATAATAACATTTGGGCTTTCAATAAACATTTTGACAAATCCAAACCTACTTTATTACTCAACTCCCATCACGATACCGTAAAACCTAATCAAGGCTATACCAACGATCCGTTTGAAGCAATTGTAAAAGACGGAAAACTATTTGGTCTTGGAAGCAATGATGCTGGCGGTTGCTTGGTTTCGTTAATCGCAACGTTCACAAATTTTTATGCAAATGAAAATCTGCCATACAATATCGTAATCGTAGCTTCCGCAGAAGAAGAAAGCAGCGGAAAAAATGGATTAAACAGTGTTTTAAAACATTTGCCGGAATTAGAATGCGCTATCGTTGGCGAACCTACATTAATGCAATTGGCGGTAGCCGAAAAAGGGTTATTAGTATTGGATGTTGTTGTAAAAGGGACTGCCAGTCACGCCGCACACAACAATCCTGACAATCCTATTTATAATGCAATGCCTGTGATTGATTGGTTCAAAACCTTTCAATTTGAAAAAATATCTGAGGTTTTAGGCCCTGTAAAAATGACTGTGACCCAAGTAACAGCTGGAAAACAACACAACGTAGTTCCGGCCGAATGTCATTTGGTTGTCGATATTCGAGTGACCGATTGTTACAACAATACCGAAATTTTAGAAACTGTAAGAGCCAATGTAAAAGCCGAAGTTACTCCTCGCTCGATGCACCTGAATGCCTCATCAATTCCCGTTACACATGGATTGGTACAAGCGGGTATCGCTCTTGGACGCACCACTTATGGTTCTCCTACCCTTTCGGATCAATCGGTTCTGAACTGTCAATCCTTGAAACTGGGGCCAGGAGAATCCCTGCGGTCACACTCGGCTGACGAATTTATATATGTAAACGAAATAGAAGAAGGAATCCAATTGTACATTAAAATATTGACTGACTTTTTCAAAATTAATTAG
- a CDS encoding GxxExxY protein, whose product MEDFLYKEETYKIIGILFEVHKNLGKGFSEIVYKDAIEFEFQQENIYFEREKEFLVNYKTTTLKHKFYADFVVFGKIILEIKTVDCFNNNHYNQCLNYLKVSKNELALLVNFNSLSLEYKRIAMSKK is encoded by the coding sequence ATGGAAGATTTTTTATACAAAGAGGAAACCTATAAAATTATTGGTATTCTTTTTGAAGTTCATAAAAATTTAGGAAAAGGATTTTCAGAAATTGTCTATAAAGATGCTATCGAATTTGAATTTCAACAAGAAAACATCTATTTTGAAAGAGAAAAAGAGTTTTTGGTAAATTATAAAACTACAACACTAAAACATAAATTTTATGCAGATTTTGTAGTGTTTGGCAAAATAATTTTAGAAATAAAAACTGTCGATTGTTTTAACAATAATCATTATAATCAATGTTTAAATTATTTAAAAGTATCAAAAAATGAATTAGCTCTTCTAGTTAATTTCAATTCTCTTTCTTTAGAATACAAACGAATAGCAATGTCAAAAAAATAA